From Trachemys scripta elegans isolate TJP31775 unplaced genomic scaffold, CAS_Tse_1.0 scaffold_135, whole genome shotgun sequence, the proteins below share one genomic window:
- the LOC117870291 gene encoding LOW QUALITY PROTEIN: syntaxin-binding protein 2-like (The sequence of the model RefSeq protein was modified relative to this genomic sequence to represent the inferred CDS: substituted 1 base at 1 genomic stop codon), which yields IFSVVLRSVKKEGEWKVLIMDCPSTRILSSCCKMSDIVDEGITLVEYINKRREPIPSLEAIYLLSPVEKSVQALIDDFQGTPTFTYKAAHVFFLSPCPDPLFNELRKSLITKAIKTLKEINMAFLPYESQVYSLDRPQTFHIWFSPCSAWEKNEELEMLAKQIATLCETLEEYPAIRYRKDHEDNFHLAHVVLAKLKEFKAYEPSMGEGPDKARSQLLIVDRNFDLVSPLLHELTFQAMAYDLLSIENTTYRYKTTGTSDSREKEALLDDDDELWVQLCHLHIADVSKKVTELLHTVYESKRLTTDETDIKDLSQILKKLPEYQRELNKYSTHLNLAEHCMRHFKGTVEKLCSVEQDLAMGTDVDGKVIRDPMKFILPVLLDPSVQAYDKIRIILLYILLKKGNATGRQGAALGGLLLQGALLEAGPSDPFCSFLCLCPASLAGATQRRQLRSERKVRPESTYPLSRWTPRLKDVMEDIIEDKLDKKLXPFMSDPVPTTSSQAAVSARFGHWHKNKPAAEYWTGPRLFIYVLGGVSMSEMRCTYEVTRATEGEWEVVIGSSHILTPKSFLDDVQTLDQEAPEEV from the exons AGATATTCAGCGTTGTCCTTCGCAGCGTGAAGAAGGAAGGAGAATGGAAG GTGCTGATCATGGACTGCCCCAGCACGCGCATCCTTTCGTCGTGCTGCAAGATGTCCGACATCGTGGATGAAGGCATCACGC TTGTAGAATATATTAACAAACGCCGGGAGCCAATCCCGAGCCTGGAGGCCATCTACCTGCTCAGCCCTGTGGAGAAG TCGGTGCAGGCTCTGATCGATGACTTCCAGGGCACCCCCACCTTCACCTACAAGGCAGCTCACGTCTTCTTCCTCAGCC CGTGTCCTGACCCTCTGTTCAACGAGCTGCGGAAGTCACTGATCACCAAGGCCATCAAAACCCTCAAGGAGATCAACATGGCCTTCCTGCCCTATGAGAGCCAG gtgtaCTCCCTGGACAGGCCACAGACCTTCCACATCTGGttcagcccctgctccgcctggGAAAAGAATGAGGAGCTGGAGATGCTGGCAAAGCAGATTGCCACATTGTGTGAAACCCTGGAGGAGTATCCAGCCATCCGCTACAGGAA GGACCATGAAGATAACTTCCACCTGGCGCACGTTGTACTGGCCAAACTCAAGGAGTTCAAGGCATACGAGCCCAGCATGGGAGAG GGCCCTGACAAAGCCCGCTCTCAGCTGCTGATTGTGGACCGGAACTTCGACCTGGTGTCCCCACTGCTGCATGAGCTCACCTTCCAGGCCATGGCCTACGACCTGCTCAGCATCGAGAACACCACCTACAG GTACAAGACAACGGGCACCAGCGACTCGCGGGAGAAAGAGGCGCTGCTGGATGATGATGACGAACTCTGGGTGCAGCTATGCCACCTGCACATCGCTGACGTCTCCAA gaaggtGACTGAGCTGCTGCACACCGTCTATGAGAGCAAGAGGCTGACCACGGACGAg ACCGACATCAAGGACCTGTCCCAGATCCTGAAGAAGCTGCCCGAGTACCAGAGAGAGCTGAACAAG TACTCCACGCACCTGAACCTGGCCGAGCACTGCATGCGGCACTTCAAAGGGACGGTGGAGAAGCTGTGCAGTGTGGAGCAG gacCTGGCCATGGGGACGGACGTGGACGGGAAGGTGATCAGGGACCCGATGAAGTTCATCCTGCCCGTCCTGCTGGACCCCAGCGTGCAGGCCTACGACAAGATCCGCATCATCCTGCTCTACATTCTCCTGAAGAAGGGTAACGCCACAGGCCGGCAGGGCGCAGCACTGGGaggcctgctgctgcagggggcacTCCTGGAGGCGGGGCCCAG TGATccattctgttcttttctctgcctctgccctgccagCCTGGCTGGAGCGACTCAG AGAAGGCAGCTGCGATCCGAGAGGAAGGTGCGGCCGGAGTCCACCTACCCGCTCTCCCGCTGGACCCCCAGGCTCAAGGACGTCATGGAG GACATCATTGAGGACAAACTGGACAAGAAGCTGTAGCCCTTCATGTCAGACCCGGTCCCTACcaccagctcccaggctgctgtcAG TGCCCGCTTCGGGCATTGGCACAAGAACAAGCCAGCGGCCGAGTACTGGACGGGCCCACGCCTCTTCATCTACGTGCTGGGTGGGGTGTCCATGTCTGAGATGCGCTGCACCTATGAAGTGACCCGGGCCACCGAGGGCGAGTGGGAGGTGGTGATCG gtTCCAGTCACATCCTAACCCCTAAGAGCTTCCTGGATGACGTCCAAACCCTCGACCAGGAGGCCCCTGAGGAGGTCTAG
- the LOC117870292 gene encoding LOW QUALITY PROTEIN: cytochrome P450 4F22-like (The sequence of the model RefSeq protein was modified relative to this genomic sequence to represent the inferred CDS: deleted 2 bases in 1 codon): MAYTALTLAHPHCVGTGLCRAVPAGSCSGTALTGTVLSQAKWRQLMASGSTSLDMFGQVSLMTLDSLQKCVFSYNSNCQEMPSDYIAAILEQLSSLVVRRLLLHWDLLYHLTPDERRFQRACDTVHRFTANVVQWRHQALSCLGRTACLKSKQGKTVDSLTSCSWPR, translated from the exons ATGGCATACACTGCCCTG ACGCTGGCCCACCCGCACTGCGTGGGCACTGGGCTCTGCAGGGCTGTCCCTGCGGGCAGCTGCTCGGGCACGGCTCTCACAGGCACTGTTCTCTCACAGGCCAAGTGGCGCCAGCTGATGGCGTCAGGCTCCACCTCCCTGGACATGTTTGGACAGGTCAGCCTCATGACCCTGGACAGTCTGCAGAAATGTGTCTTCAGCTACAACAGCAACTGCCAGGA GATGCCTAGTGACTACATTGCGGCCATCCTagag cagctcagctccctgGTGGTGCGACGCCTGCTCCTGCACTGGGACCTCCTGTACCACCTGACGCCCGATGAGCGGCGCTTCCAGCGCGCTTGTGACACCGTGCACCGCTTCACAGCCAACGTGGTGCAGTGGCGCCACCAGGCCCTGAGCTGCCTGGGCAGGACGGCCTGTCTCAAATCCAAGCAGGGCAAGACTGTGGATTCATTGACATCCTGCTCCTGGCCAAGGTAA